From a single Capsicum annuum cultivar UCD-10X-F1 chromosome 12, UCD10Xv1.1, whole genome shotgun sequence genomic region:
- the LOC107851524 gene encoding 6,7-dimethyl-8-ribityllumazine synthase, chloroplastic, giving the protein MSASALGQCNVVPRTTTSSVHPLQSHRHLSTLSFNRQTANSSPALSCTRSTGFGSAIERHCVDQNRSGLFATAAVRELNGSVVSAKGHRFAIVVARFNDLITKKLLEGALDTFKKYSVREEDIDVIWVPGCFEIGVAAQHLGKSQKYQAILCIGAVIRGDTSHYDAVVNATTSGVLSAGLNSGTPCIFGVLTCDTLEQAFDRAGGKAGNKGGETALTAIEMASLFEHHLKSSL; this is encoded by the exons atgtcaGCTTCAGCTTTAGGACAATGCAATGTTGTTCCTCGTACAACAACAAGTAGCGTACATCCTCTGCAGTCTCATCGTCACTTGTCCACTTTGTCTTTCAATAGACAAACTGCAAACTCTTCACCTGCACTGTCCTGCACTCGATCTACAG GTTTTGGTTCTGCCATTGAGAGACATTGTGTGGATCAAAACAGGTCGGGTTTGTTTGCAACAGCTGCTGTTCGTGAGTTGAATGGTTCAGTTGTCTCTGCTAAGGGACATCGATTTGCCATT GTGGTTGCACGTTTCAATGATTTGATCACGAAGAAGCTTTTGGAGGGAGCTCTGGACACTTTCAAGAAATACTCAGTTAGAGAAGAAGACATTGAT GTTATATGGGTTCCTGGCTGTTTTGAAATCGGTGTGGCTGCACAGCATCTTGGAAAGTCACAGAAATATCAAGCAATACTCTGCATTGGGGCTGTG ATCAGAGGTGATACGTCTCACTATGATGCTGTTGTTAATGCTACCACATCTGGCGTACTTTCAGCAGGTCTAAATTCAG GTACTCCTTGCATATTTGGTGTTTTGACATGTGATACCTTAGAGCAG GCTTTCGATCGAGCTGGTGGGAAGGCTGGGAATAAAGGTGGCGAAACAGCATTGACAGCT ATTGAGATGGCATCTTTGTTTGAGCACCACCTAAAGTCAAGCCTTTAG